The Muribaculum intestinale genome includes the window TCAGGAGGTGGTCCCACTTGGGCTTGAACCAAGGACTCCCTGATTATGAGTTATATCCAATAGTGTTTTTCAGCGTTTTTAATCGTGCTACAAAATTAGTAAAAACTTTTGAATTAGATAGTTGTATATGTCGATTGTTTTTGTTAATTTTGCATTGTTTCAGATTGAAAGTTCCGAATAAGTTCCGCAAAGTTCCGTGACTGATGTCTGTAACAATACTAAGTTCCAACTAATTAGATAAAGCAATGTCAAACGAAAGTTCCGTAAATTCGGCTAAACGCTTGCCAGTCGCTATGAAAGCAGACTTCGGCGGCGTGTTCCTATCTCTGATAGCCGATGTTCGTCACGCCAAATTTGAGCGTGGTGAAGATGTTCCCCTTGCTGTGCGCGTGTCATACGACAAAGATAAGAAGTATTTCCGTACTGGAATGAAGATGTCCTCATCAAAGGAATATCTATCATTTGTAAGTGCGCGTGATTCCCGACCCGACCGAAAAGAACAACTCGACTACTTCAATATGATTCTCGATGTAGTCAAGTCTATCATCTTATCAAGCAAAGGTCGATTCACGCTTGAACGCCTGCAAGAAGAAGTAGCCAAGGGATTCAAGCCAGTAGTCAATGATACATTCACCTACTGGGAGAATTTATCGGCAGGAAAGGAAAAGGTCAAGACCCGTCAGATGTACGACATGGCACTGAAAAGATTCCGTGAGTTCCGCAATGGCTCAACTATCCAGTTACCCGATGTCACTACTGACTTAATCGGCAAGTTCGACAAGTGGCTCATGAAGCAAAAATCGGGAGTCGTACGCAAGGGCGAGAAGCCGAATAAGCCGTTGTCGCTTGATACTCGCATGATGATACTTCGTGCGCTTCGTGCCGTGCTGAATCAAGCAAAGAAAGATGGCTTGATTGATGCAGTTCCAGAGTTCAAGGACTTCATGCACACTGGGAATCGTCGACGCACAAACGCTATATCAGTCGAAGATGTCCTCAAACTATGGGACTACTGGACTTCTCTTGATAGCCGTGGCAAGCAGTCCGCCAAAGGTCGTGCCGTTGGTCGATGGCTTATGCTATATTCCCTCAACGGCCTTAACGCTATCGATATGGCCAAGTTGGTATGGCAGGGCAATAGTTCCGCTGATGAGGATTATCCTCAACTTAGCTTTATTCGCTCAAAGATAGACCGGGCAAACAAGCCAGTAGGCAAGCAGCTCGATGTGACTATCATTCCGATAATACCTCAACTTCGGCAGTTGCTCAATGAATATGCCAGTCCATTCAAGGCAGGTGCGCCAGTGTTCCCCGATATATTCGGCAATGCCGTCACCGATGAAGCAAAGGTGATTCGCGTTCACGACTTCAATAGACGCATATCAAAGAATATCGCAGAAGTGTGTGACTCGCTCGATATTCAGCGCATAACACCGCAATATGCCCGCAATAGTTTCATTTCCGCGTTGGCTCATCATGGCGTGATGACTTCTTATATCGACTATGCCGTGGGGCATACAACATCGGAAGTGTCCGCGCTTCTTGCAGGCTATATCAATAATCTATCTGATGAAGCTATGCAAGCCTACAATGAGAAAATCTTCATCATTCCGCCGATTCCTCAAAACTGATAGCACCTCGACCAACTATGAAAAGAGAATTAGAATACAAATTTTTCAAAGAGTTCCAATATGACGGGGCGGCAATAATGACGCTCGACATGATGCACTTTGAATATTGTGGCATCGGCAATGGTACGGCAGGAAGAAAAGATTATCCCGATGGCGTTCTTGCTGAAATTCGAGAACGTACGGAAACGTTCAATACGTGGCCGTGGGGCGGTGTTGGTAATTGCAGTCCTCTGATGGATGAGATAGCTGATAATCTCGCCTCTCTCGCCGATGATGGCCGACAAATGTATGCCGAAGAAATGATATGTAAGATGCAGACGTGGGTATGGCTCTACTCTCTATCAAAAGAAAAATTGGATGCGGTCAGCAATACTATACAACTTCACTCTATTGAGGACTTCTTTCATACATGGAGAAGTGCGTTCCGAACATTCGCTGAAAAACTTGCGGTAATACTCGCAAAACTTGGGATAAATATCTTAGACATTCAGAACCGAAGCGGCATTACTATAATCGAGCGTCTTGATGTAAATGATTTATGGATGGACTTCAGAACTCCCCGATTAGCGGAATATCATCTATCAAGACTAAATGAGCCAAGCAATAATGGGGACAAGGGTAAAATAGGCAGGCCGAAGTCTGATGAGGAATCTTTTGTCACTCTTTTAGTGGGTGATAAAAAGGAATGCGAGAAAACTCTGCACACACTTCATCAAATAGTAGATGGCAATAAAGGTAAAATCGTCGGATGCGCGATGTTGGCTTGCTTCAAAGCAGGAAAACTTATCAATCTTCCTTCTTATAAGCAAGTAGTTGGATTATTCGGCAAGGGAATTGGGAATAAGCAAGGATTCAGCACTTACACCGATATAGGATATTACAAGGATAATTCCAAGCGAGAAGTGTTTCTCGAAAATATGATAAAAAGATTCATTACCCAACAAAAATGATAGACTTTAATAGATAATAATAGACTAATATTTTGTCTATTGTGGTGCGTTTCAGAGTGTTGTAACTTCGCGTCAGAATCAAAAAAATGATATGAAAAGAATAACAACACCTGAAAAGAATCCCAATCTCGCTGAATTGGCATTGTCAATGGCGATGAGTGGCAAGTCATGGGATGAGTTCACCGATTCAGTTGCCGATAAGGTTGCAAGCAAGCTGATGGGGATTATTCCTGACAAGAAAGAAGTCGAGCCGTGTACAACTGGAGAAAAACCCCTGCGCGGTGTACGCGCTTTATGCCGTCACTATGGGATGAGTACCGCAACGCTCAACAAAATGATGAAAGCGGATAAGATTCCGTTCCGTCAAGTTGGTAATCGCTATCTCTTCTATCCGTCAGAAGTGGATGCGGCTCTGAAAGGAGGTGCGGCAGTATGAATAAAACAAATACCCCCACTCCCGAAGAAGCAGGGGCAGCAACGTCAAGCGTTACTAAGTTCCAGTGCAAAGATAGCGAAAATCAGCGACATGAGCAAAGCAGTGAGCTTAATTCCTTGATGGCTCTCGTCAGCAATCCGACTGAACCCGAAATCGACAAGTCCTCTATCGGGATTCTATGTATCAAGGACGCAAACGAATGGTGCGAAGAAGCGGCTCAACGACCCGACCCCAAGCAGTTGTGGATGTCGCTATGGTATGAGGGCGAATGTGCGTGTCTATTTGCTGACTCCAATCTTGGCAAGTCGATTTATGCCGTTCAGATAGCCAATGAGATAGCCAAGAATGAGCCAGTTTTATACTGCGACTTCGAGCTTTCCGACAAGGCTTTTCAACTTCGCTATTCCGATGATGCGACTGGAACACTTTACAAATTCCCCGCAAACTTCAAGCGTGCCGAGATAGACCCCGAAGCTATGGGGGAAAGTGTAATGGGAGCAGACTATGAAGATATAGTCGTTCAAGACATTGAAAGCGCGGCAATCGCTCATTCCGTCAAGGTTATCATCATCGACAATCTCAGTTGGATATGCAACGCAAGCGAGAAAGGAGATGCGGCAGGGCGTCTAATGGTGAATTTGGTGCGACTCAAAAAGAAACATGGATGGTCGTTGCTGATTATCGCTCACACCCCTAAAAGACCTCTGACTTCGCCAATCGACCAAAACACACTTGCAGGGAGTAAGAAGTTGATTAACTTCTTTGATAGTGCTTTCGCTATCGGCAGGAGTGCCAAAGATGAAGCACTACGATATATCAAGCAGATAAAATGTCGTTACGGCTCATTTGAGTATGGCGCGGATAATGTCATTGTCGCTGACATATCAAAGGAGTATGGCTTCTTGAAGTTTAATCATATCGGCTACGCCAAGGAACGCGAACATCTGAAAGAAGTATCAGATAAAGATGAATCCGAAATTGATAGTCGAGTGATGGAGTTGCACCGTCAAGGCAAAAAGCAACGTGAGATAAGTCGAGAAATCGGGGTCAGTCTTGGCAAGGTCAACAAAATCATTAAATCTCATAACAAATGATAACCGATGTTCGCAATGTTCATTTTGTTCACGTGTTCAAGGCGTGAACAGATGAACAGCGTGAACAAAAAGAATTAAAATTATGGGAAGATATAATCAAGACATACAACTTGCCAAACGTGGGAAAGCGGTTTGCTCATACTGCGGCAAAAAGTCCTTTGTGAACTACATTTATTCTGATGGCGCTCCAGTCGCTGATGGCGTGTGCGGCAAGTGCGACCGAGCGGATAATTGTGGCGTTCATTATCCCCCAAGAGAATACTTCAAAGACAATCCTACATTCAAGCCTGCAAGATTCAGTCAGTTCAGACCTCAACGGAAGCGACCAGTCATAACACCCCCAAGTTATATTGATTCCTCGCTTATGCTTGATACTATGCGCGGATATGAAATGAATTCGTTTGCAAAGTTTCTGCACTCTACATTTGATGAGGTAGCAGGTGCGGATATAGTTCAAGCCAACATCGAGCGTTATGCCGTTGGCACCTCGTCAAGATATGGCGGTTCGGCTATCTTTTGGCAGGTGGACCAGTTCGGCAGAATCCGAAGCGGGCAGATAATAGGATATGATGCAACTTCGGGCAAGCGTAATCACAAGCAACAAAACTGGGTTCATTCCGTGATGCAGGAGAATTATCCCGATTATAAACTTGAACAATGCTACTTCGGCAGTCACCTCATCAATTCCGCTGATAAAGTCGTTGCAGAGATTCATCAAGAATGGGATGCTATTCCAAATATGCAGAAATGTGAAGTCGAGCCTATCATATATCTTTTTGAATCGCCCAAAGCGGCAGTCATTATGTCTATCGCTCTGATGTGGGGCGGATGTCGAATGACGGAAGTCCCGATGGCAACTTGCTCATGCGGCAACCTAAATCCAAGTTTGGATTCTCGTAAAAATCCATATAACAAGATTCAAGTCTTGAAGAATCGAAAAGTCGTGCTATTCCCCGACAACGGCAAGTTCGAGGACTGGAAAGCCAAGGGCGAGCAGCTCAAAGGATTCTGCAAGGAAGTGTGGATAAGTACGGCTATGGAGCGGAATCTTCACCCTCATGCTATCGACTGCGAGATTGAAGATGGTGATGGCTTCGACGACGTGATTCTGCGCTACGTTCAAGCAGGGAAGCCGATATGGGATTTAATCATAACTTGCTATGGTTATCACGGCCAGTGGCAAATCGTATAACTCAAAACTATCAAAGATATGTGGACTTATAAGACAA containing:
- a CDS encoding tyrosine-type recombinase/integrase, which produces MKADFGGVFLSLIADVRHAKFERGEDVPLAVRVSYDKDKKYFRTGMKMSSSKEYLSFVSARDSRPDRKEQLDYFNMILDVVKSIILSSKGRFTLERLQEEVAKGFKPVVNDTFTYWENLSAGKEKVKTRQMYDMALKRFREFRNGSTIQLPDVTTDLIGKFDKWLMKQKSGVVRKGEKPNKPLSLDTRMMILRALRAVLNQAKKDGLIDAVPEFKDFMHTGNRRRTNAISVEDVLKLWDYWTSLDSRGKQSAKGRAVGRWLMLYSLNGLNAIDMAKLVWQGNSSADEDYPQLSFIRSKIDRANKPVGKQLDVTIIPIIPQLRQLLNEYASPFKAGAPVFPDIFGNAVTDEAKVIRVHDFNRRISKNIAEVCDSLDIQRITPQYARNSFISALAHHGVMTSYIDYAVGHTTSEVSALLAGYINNLSDEAMQAYNEKIFIIPPIPQN
- a CDS encoding helix-turn-helix transcriptional regulator, with the protein product MKRITTPEKNPNLAELALSMAMSGKSWDEFTDSVADKVASKLMGIIPDKKEVEPCTTGEKPLRGVRALCRHYGMSTATLNKMMKADKIPFRQVGNRYLFYPSEVDAALKGGAAV
- a CDS encoding DUF6371 domain-containing protein; this translates as MLDTMRGYEMNSFAKFLHSTFDEVAGADIVQANIERYAVGTSSRYGGSAIFWQVDQFGRIRSGQIIGYDATSGKRNHKQQNWVHSVMQENYPDYKLEQCYFGSHLINSADKVVAEIHQEWDAIPNMQKCEVEPIIYLFESPKAAVIMSIALMWGGCRMTEVPMATCSCGNLNPSLDSRKNPYNKIQVLKNRKVVLFPDNGKFEDWKAKGEQLKGFCKEVWISTAMERNLHPHAIDCEIEDGDGFDDVILRYVQAGKPIWDLIITCYGYHGQWQIV
- a CDS encoding AAA family ATPase, with product MNKTNTPTPEEAGAATSSVTKFQCKDSENQRHEQSSELNSLMALVSNPTEPEIDKSSIGILCIKDANEWCEEAAQRPDPKQLWMSLWYEGECACLFADSNLGKSIYAVQIANEIAKNEPVLYCDFELSDKAFQLRYSDDATGTLYKFPANFKRAEIDPEAMGESVMGADYEDIVVQDIESAAIAHSVKVIIIDNLSWICNASEKGDAAGRLMVNLVRLKKKHGWSLLIIAHTPKRPLTSPIDQNTLAGSKKLINFFDSAFAIGRSAKDEALRYIKQIKCRYGSFEYGADNVIVADISKEYGFLKFNHIGYAKEREHLKEVSDKDESEIDSRVMELHRQGKKQREISREIGVSLGKVNKIIKSHNK